A window of the bacterium genome harbors these coding sequences:
- a CDS encoding response regulator, producing MTPITPTQGTDYEAAERKSGHPLILLVDDEKDIRELLTEMLEMRGYAVIAVGSGTEALGCLEEYPFDLVITDLGMEGTSGMEVARMAKTAKRGTPVILITGWAESEKELEENTDDIDRLVSKPFSLTELGNAVDDFVKSPPGKN from the coding sequence GAAGCCGCGGAAAGAAAGAGCGGCCACCCCCTCATCCTCCTCGTGGACGATGAAAAGGACATCCGCGAGCTGCTCACGGAGATGCTGGAGATGCGGGGCTACGCCGTGATCGCCGTGGGCTCGGGCACCGAAGCCCTCGGCTGTCTTGAGGAGTATCCGTTCGATCTGGTGATCACCGATCTGGGGATGGAGGGAACCTCCGGGATGGAAGTGGCCCGGATGGCCAAGACCGCGAAGCGCGGAACGCCCGTCATCCTGATCACGGGATGGGCGGAGAGCGAAAAAGAGCTCGAAGAGAATACCGATGACATCGATCGCCTGGTATCGAAGCCCTTCTCCCTGACCGAGCTCGGAAACGCGGTGGACGATTTCGTGAAAAGCCCCCCGGGAAAAAACTGA